From Bacillus basilensis, a single genomic window includes:
- a CDS encoding SDR family oxidoreductase, translated as MKILILGGTRFLGRAFVEEALQRGHEVTLFNRGTNKEIFPEVEQLIGDRNGDVLSLENRKWDVVVDTCGFSPHHIRNVGELLKDNIEHYIFISSLSVYKDWIPYDIKEDYILQPEPTEEQIKAVENGEVAPYEHYGALKVLCEKEAEKYWPGHVLHVRAGILSGMFDYTDRLPYWIGRVAKGGEVLVPGRKERPVQIVDIKDAANWGLNMAENNKAGIFNVTGPNDELTMEELLNTCKKVTNSNAEFIWVDESFMKEQKVEPWTEMPLWIPETFPLEGETKPWKGGFSISIYSAIKAGLTFRRLEHTVADVYTWMKRMEDRELKAGISVEKERVLLEKWYKEG; from the coding sequence ATGAAAATTCTAATACTAGGTGGTACACGATTTTTAGGAAGAGCTTTTGTAGAAGAGGCTTTACAGAGAGGGCATGAAGTTACATTATTTAACCGCGGAACAAACAAAGAAATTTTTCCTGAGGTGGAGCAGCTTATTGGGGACAGAAATGGTGATGTATTAAGTTTAGAAAATCGAAAATGGGATGTTGTCGTGGATACATGTGGATTTTCTCCGCATCACATTAGAAATGTTGGAGAATTACTTAAAGATAATATTGAACACTATATATTCATCTCAAGCCTTTCCGTATATAAAGATTGGATTCCGTATGACATAAAAGAAGACTATATATTACAACCTGAACCGACAGAAGAGCAAATAAAGGCTGTAGAGAATGGTGAAGTTGCTCCTTATGAGCATTATGGTGCGCTGAAAGTATTATGTGAAAAAGAAGCAGAGAAGTATTGGCCGGGGCATGTTTTACACGTAAGAGCAGGAATTCTTTCAGGGATGTTTGATTACACAGATCGGCTTCCATACTGGATTGGGCGTGTAGCAAAGGGAGGAGAAGTGTTAGTTCCAGGAAGAAAAGAGCGTCCAGTGCAGATAGTTGATATAAAAGACGCCGCAAACTGGGGACTGAACATGGCAGAAAACAATAAAGCAGGTATATTCAATGTAACAGGTCCGAATGATGAATTGACGATGGAAGAACTATTAAATACGTGTAAAAAGGTTACGAATAGCAATGCTGAATTCATTTGGGTAGATGAGTCATTTATGAAGGAACAAAAAGTAGAGCCTTGGACAGAGATGCCTTTATGGATTCCGGAAACTTTTCCATTAGAAGGTGAAACGAAGCCGTGGAAAGGTGGATTTTCTATAAGTATTTATAGTGCTATTAAAGCAGGACTTACTTTTAGAAGGTTAGAACATACTGTTGCAGACGTATATACGTGGATGAAGCGGATGGAAGATAGGGAATTAAAAGCAGGTATTTCAGTTGAAAAGGAGAGAGTATTATTAGAGAAGTGGTATAAAGAAGGGTAA
- a CDS encoding erythromycin esterase family protein — MFTKWKIGMITSLVAFTTFTSVISAEEKPKDQPKWEEWIKENAQKLDEPNAQTNEDLSFLKEKVKDERIVLLGESTHGAKEINQSKVRMIKYLHEEMGYDVIAFETGFAEANAVNQNLDQLTALQAMKKSLYGVWHTEEILELFQYIKDQKEKGTPLILTGFDAQFRWYSYFPEFAKEWLEKINPEIANDIEKAHTELLNIDEKIESKDNQYSYEQYKAEVQQVIAKYEKIKTFVQQHKAELNKIAPSNTYDVNLLEKTISIRIDTIKTLQDATVKEKNFIYPTNFKPTDLSFYIRDQKMGQALAWLSDIQYKNKKIIVWGHNYHIRKQNSKMILDWTKSQQYNFKAPNMIDYLPQRIKDQMYTIGVYSYSGKSWDSSNLNKIVTIDTDHAEQSIENILRTSQNPNVFVDLKGESNRPETSWMFTPTTARHWGLQKFEEILKPIEQYDGILWLDHISPSQYK, encoded by the coding sequence GTGTTTACTAAATGGAAAATAGGAATGATTACTTCTCTTGTTGCTTTTACTACATTTACATCTGTGATTTCTGCTGAAGAGAAACCGAAAGATCAGCCAAAATGGGAAGAGTGGATAAAGGAAAATGCACAAAAGTTGGACGAACCAAATGCACAAACAAATGAAGATTTATCCTTTTTAAAAGAAAAAGTAAAGGATGAACGAATTGTTCTACTTGGTGAAAGTACACATGGAGCTAAGGAAATAAACCAATCAAAAGTACGTATGATTAAGTATTTACATGAAGAGATGGGATATGATGTTATTGCATTTGAAACAGGATTTGCGGAGGCAAATGCTGTAAATCAAAACCTCGACCAATTAACTGCTTTGCAGGCCATGAAAAAATCTTTATACGGTGTTTGGCATACTGAAGAAATTTTAGAGCTATTTCAATATATAAAAGATCAAAAAGAAAAAGGAACACCTCTTATATTAACAGGGTTTGATGCTCAATTCAGGTGGTATTCTTATTTCCCTGAGTTTGCAAAAGAATGGTTAGAAAAAATTAATCCTGAAATTGCTAATGATATAGAAAAGGCTCATACAGAATTACTCAATATTGATGAAAAAATTGAATCTAAAGATAATCAGTACTCATACGAACAATATAAAGCGGAAGTTCAACAAGTAATAGCCAAATATGAAAAAATTAAAACGTTTGTTCAACAACATAAAGCCGAATTAAATAAGATAGCCCCATCAAATACATACGATGTAAATCTGTTAGAAAAGACTATCAGTATACGCATTGATACAATTAAAACACTCCAAGATGCTACTGTAAAAGAAAAAAACTTTATTTATCCAACAAACTTTAAACCTACAGATCTATCATTTTATATTCGAGATCAAAAGATGGGACAAGCTTTAGCATGGTTAAGTGATATTCAATACAAAAATAAAAAAATCATTGTATGGGGACATAACTATCATATCCGAAAACAAAATTCAAAAATGATACTTGATTGGACTAAATCCCAACAATACAATTTTAAAGCACCGAATATGATTGATTATTTACCTCAACGGATAAAAGATCAAATGTACACAATTGGCGTATATTCATATAGCGGAAAGAGTTGGGATAGTAGTAATCTTAATAAAATAGTCACTATAGATACAGACCACGCTGAACAAAGTATCGAGAATATATTAAGAACATCTCAAAATCCTAATGTATTTGTTGATTTAAAAGGAGAAAGCAATCGTCCTGAAACATCTTGGATGTTTACCCCTACTACCGCAAGACACTGGGGTCTTCAAAAATTCGAAGAAATTTTGAAGCCGATTGAACAGTACGATGGCATATTATGGCTAGACCATATTTCACCATCACAATATAAATAA
- a CDS encoding alpha/beta hydrolase, producing MKGTKKEVHINDKVIRYTHIEKGSSTVCFMFSGSGYNYDKPLFYYATMLMLEHKIDVVHIHYSYDEQVMNKPIEELTKVMMDDIYPIMNEVLKGEQYNETLFLGKSLGTIPIANDVMKREEFLQSKMILLTPLLTFESIFESILHSQHEGLLVIGDKDHQYNADQVKQLYKTNLTIDVIKNANHSVNVGGYETGNSIEAIANIMRKLKETISTIKVEL from the coding sequence GTGAAGGGGACTAAAAAAGAGGTACATATAAATGACAAAGTAATTCGTTACACACATATCGAAAAAGGTTCTAGTACGGTTTGCTTTATGTTTTCAGGTTCAGGATACAATTACGATAAGCCGTTATTTTATTACGCGACGATGCTTATGCTTGAACATAAAATTGATGTTGTACATATTCATTACTCTTACGACGAACAGGTAATGAATAAACCAATAGAAGAACTAACGAAAGTAATGATGGATGATATTTATCCTATAATGAATGAAGTATTAAAAGGTGAGCAATACAACGAGACTTTGTTTTTAGGGAAGTCACTCGGAACGATTCCGATTGCAAATGATGTAATGAAGAGAGAAGAGTTTTTACAGTCAAAAATGATACTACTTACACCTTTACTAACATTTGAATCTATTTTCGAATCCATTTTACATAGTCAACACGAAGGGCTTTTAGTTATTGGGGATAAAGATCATCAATATAATGCAGATCAAGTTAAGCAGTTATATAAAACGAATTTAACAATCGATGTTATCAAAAATGCAAATCATTCTGTAAATGTGGGGGGATATGAAACAGGTAATTCAATTGAAGCGATAGCAAATATAATGAGAAAACTGAAAGAAACAATAAGCACAATTAAAGTTGAATTATAA
- a CDS encoding amidohydrolase — protein sequence MKKFISIFISLTMLFMLVGFEPAKKDTSKLADTIFINGNVYTVEAKQPWAEAVAIKNGEIIYVGNTKAAKKYKNKNTKIIDLKGKMLLPGFVDSHLHASETVNSLYSVDLVNARTVDEYVQAVEQYRKEHSDVKVIHGAGWSNTLFSSSGPTKDLLDAVVKDIPVALISEDYHSVWANSKALEIAKITKDTPNPNGGVIERNENGEPSGTLRDTATNLILDKLPKYNTEQYKEGLKTFQQLAASNGYTQVNDVVVPQQDTVIEALTMLEKEQALSIRHNLVLTIQPSEGQERIPYVKEQRAKLQGPLVKMNTVKLFMDGVLEGGTAYLHEPYNNKPNYYGVPVWEKPAFEQMVQTLDKEKFQVHIHSIGDAATTETLNILAIAQEQNGKRDSRHKITHLQLVKENDINRFKDLGVIGVPQPTWFLKDGEYFAQAVELLGEERANEQYPMRSFINKGVVMASSSDYPITQGPYFSPLAGIQMGITRTSLQDTNSQNALNPKEKVSLAEMIKTYTINGAYANFLEKETGSIKVGKKADIVVLDKNLFKIPKQDIHKARILLTLLEGKETFRHTEFR from the coding sequence ATGAAAAAGTTTATTTCTATTTTCATTAGTCTCACTATGCTTTTTATGTTAGTAGGATTTGAACCGGCGAAAAAAGACACTTCAAAACTAGCAGACACCATTTTTATTAACGGAAATGTCTATACAGTAGAAGCAAAGCAACCTTGGGCAGAAGCTGTTGCGATTAAAAATGGGGAGATTATTTATGTAGGTAATACGAAAGCTGCAAAAAAATACAAGAATAAGAATACAAAGATCATTGATTTAAAGGGAAAAATGTTACTTCCAGGCTTTGTTGATAGCCATCTTCACGCATCCGAAACTGTAAACTCTCTTTATTCTGTTGACTTAGTAAATGCTCGAACAGTTGATGAATATGTTCAGGCCGTTGAACAATACAGGAAAGAACATAGTGATGTCAAAGTTATTCATGGAGCTGGTTGGAGCAATACCCTCTTCTCATCATCTGGTCCGACAAAAGATTTATTAGATGCTGTTGTGAAAGACATTCCTGTCGCTTTAATTTCCGAGGATTATCATTCCGTCTGGGCAAATTCGAAAGCACTTGAGATAGCTAAAATTACAAAAGATACTCCAAATCCTAACGGCGGAGTAATTGAACGAAATGAAAACGGTGAACCGTCCGGTACGCTTCGTGATACCGCAACGAATCTTATTTTAGACAAACTGCCAAAGTACAATACGGAACAGTATAAAGAAGGTTTAAAAACTTTCCAACAGCTCGCTGCGAGCAATGGATATACACAAGTAAATGATGTCGTTGTTCCGCAGCAAGATACCGTCATTGAAGCACTAACAATGCTCGAGAAAGAACAAGCATTATCTATTAGACATAATCTTGTATTAACGATACAACCAAGTGAAGGTCAGGAGCGTATTCCTTATGTAAAAGAACAGCGTGCTAAATTACAAGGCCCACTTGTAAAAATGAATACGGTCAAGTTATTTATGGATGGTGTACTTGAAGGCGGAACTGCCTACTTACATGAGCCGTATAACAATAAACCAAACTATTACGGCGTTCCTGTTTGGGAAAAACCAGCATTTGAACAAATGGTTCAAACATTAGACAAAGAGAAATTCCAAGTTCATATCCACTCTATCGGTGATGCTGCCACTACAGAAACATTAAATATATTAGCTATCGCTCAAGAACAAAACGGAAAACGAGATAGTCGCCATAAAATTACACATCTACAATTAGTAAAAGAAAATGATATAAATCGTTTTAAAGATTTAGGTGTCATTGGTGTTCCGCAACCAACGTGGTTTCTTAAAGACGGAGAATACTTTGCACAAGCTGTCGAATTATTAGGAGAAGAGCGTGCAAATGAACAATATCCTATGCGAAGTTTCATAAATAAAGGTGTTGTTATGGCTTCTTCTAGTGATTATCCCATTACACAAGGACCATACTTCTCCCCTCTAGCTGGCATTCAAATGGGGATTACTCGTACAAGTTTACAAGATACAAATTCACAAAACGCTTTAAACCCAAAAGAAAAAGTAAGTTTAGCAGAAATGATTAAGACTTATACAATAAATGGAGCTTACGCCAATTTTTTAGAGAAAGAAACTGGATCTATTAAAGTCGGCAAAAAAGCAGACATCGTTGTATTAGATAAAAACTTATTTAAAATTCCAAAGCAGGATATTCATAAAGCGAGAATTTTACTGACTCTATTAGAAGGAAAAGAAACATTTCGTCATACAGAGTTTCGTTAA
- a CDS encoding NUDIX hydrolase → MDLTFKVEETCFNYRVGAICKYDNKILILQGDGEDLWYVPGGRVKMLENSEDALKRELAEEIGVPIKRKRLIWSVENFFTLSERKFHEISFYYEVELHELPANGADQYILEEEGRTYMFRWVPVEELHAYNLQPAFIKEKVKGIAVHTEHIVLQNKRIRREKG, encoded by the coding sequence GTGGATCTTACGTTTAAAGTTGAGGAAACATGTTTTAATTACCGAGTCGGAGCAATTTGTAAATACGATAATAAAATACTCATTCTGCAAGGTGACGGTGAAGATTTATGGTATGTACCCGGCGGAAGAGTGAAAATGCTAGAGAATAGTGAAGATGCATTAAAACGAGAGCTTGCGGAAGAGATAGGTGTTCCTATTAAAAGGAAAAGGTTAATATGGTCAGTAGAAAATTTCTTTACACTTTCTGAGCGAAAGTTTCATGAGATTAGTTTTTATTATGAAGTAGAGCTACATGAATTACCTGCAAATGGAGCGGATCAATATATTTTGGAAGAAGAGGGTAGAACGTATATGTTTAGATGGGTGCCAGTAGAAGAGTTACATGCATATAATTTACAGCCAGCGTTTATAAAAGAGAAAGTAAAGGGTATCGCAGTTCATACAGAACATATCGTTTTACAAAATAAACGTATTCGGAGGGAAAAAGGGTGA
- a CDS encoding CPBP family intramembrane glutamic endopeptidase produces the protein MKNINKHIVYHSTLCIYFLTSLVYIILLNIENGRTYLGFTMVVPLLAVISYQTLYKKQKIVHTLGISRPKIKTLIFSILLPLLLGLCLHFYFYDIKFLYNHWNELGFLLLVGLTVGSLSALLEEIIWRGNFHYYLRKKYSFKQTAIIIAFLWSLWHIPVAIFYKNYEFQLVGILSYLSLLFILSIILTYTREYDGSVISPAILHGMFNVFYLTDVVQNKWDASLIELIKFIFLAIILGIMYLIHRKDKE, from the coding sequence GTGAAAAATATTAATAAACACATAGTTTATCATTCGACATTATGTATTTATTTTCTCACATCACTTGTATATATCATCTTGCTGAACATAGAAAATGGTCGTACTTATTTGGGGTTTACAATGGTTGTTCCGCTTTTAGCAGTTATTTCATATCAAACATTATATAAGAAACAAAAAATAGTTCATACACTTGGAATTTCACGTCCAAAAATAAAAACACTAATTTTCTCCATATTATTGCCACTACTTCTAGGACTATGTCTCCATTTTTATTTTTATGATATAAAGTTCTTATATAATCATTGGAATGAGTTAGGATTCCTCTTGCTCGTTGGTCTTACAGTCGGATCTTTATCTGCATTATTAGAAGAGATTATATGGCGTGGGAATTTTCATTACTATTTACGAAAAAAATATTCATTCAAACAAACAGCTATTATTATAGCTTTTCTCTGGTCTTTATGGCATATACCAGTAGCAATCTTTTATAAAAATTATGAGTTTCAACTTGTAGGAATATTAAGTTATCTCTCTTTATTATTTATATTATCTATAATTTTGACGTACACGAGAGAATATGACGGTTCTGTAATATCACCCGCTATTTTACATGGTATGTTTAATGTATTTTATTTAACAGATGTAGTGCAAAACAAGTGGGATGCCAGTCTAATAGAATTAATTAAATTTATCTTCCTAGCAATTATACTCGGCATAATGTACCTTATACATCGCAAAGATAAAGAATA